A single region of the Lathamus discolor isolate bLatDis1 unplaced genomic scaffold, bLatDis1.hap1 Scaffold_59, whole genome shotgun sequence genome encodes:
- the NAA40 gene encoding N-alpha-acetyltransferase 40 isoform X2 — translation MGRKSSKAKEKKQKRLEERAAMAAVCAKVEAANKLQDPLEAFPVFKKYDRNGLNVAIECKRVSGLEPATLEWAFELTKANMQTLYEQSEWGWKEREKREELRDERAWYLIAREAGASPVAFSHFRFDVECGDEVLYCYEVQLESRVRRRGLGKFLLQILQLVANSTQMKKVMLTVFKHNHGAYQFFREALQFEVDAASPSASGCCGDDSSYEILSRCTKYGESHPHPGLGTGPCSGCCH, via the exons ATGGG gaggaaATCCAGCAAAGCCAAGGAGAAGAAGCAGAAGCGCCTGGAGGAGCGGGCAGCCATGGCCGCTGTGTGCGCCAAGGTGGAAGCTGCCAACAAA CTCCAAGATCCCCTCGAAGCTTTCCCAGTGTTCAAGAAGTACGACCGCAATGG TTTGAATGTCGCCATCGAGTGCAAACGTGTCTCTGGGCTGGAGCCTGCCACACTGGAGTGGGCCTTTGAGCTGACCAAGGCCAACATGCAGACACT GTACGAGCAGAGCGAGTGGGGCTGGAAGGAGCGGGAGAAGCGGGAGGAGCTGCGGGATGAGCGCGCCTGGTACCTCATTGCCCGCGAGGCCGGGGCCAGCCCCGTTGCCTTCTCCCACTTCCGCTTCGACGTCGAGTGCGGCGACGAGGTTCTTTATTG CTATGAGGTGCAGCTCGAGAGCCGTGTCCGGCGGCGAGGTTTGGGCAAATTCCTCCTCCAAATCCTCCAGTTGGTGGCCAACAG cacccagatGAAGAAGGTGATGCTGACGGTCTTCAAGCACAACCACGGCGCATACCAGTTCTTCCGTGAGGCCCTGCA GTTCGAGGTTGATGCCGCCTCTCCCAGCGCCTCCGGTTGCTGCGGGGACGATTCCTCCTACGAGATCCTCAGCCGCTGCACCAAGTACGGGGAGAGCCACCCCCACCCCGGGCTGGGCACGGGCCCCTGCAGCGGCTGCTGCCACTGA
- the NAA40 gene encoding N-alpha-acetyltransferase 40 isoform X1, whose amino-acid sequence MGRKSSKAKEKKQKRLEERAAMAAVCAKVEAANKLQDPLEAFPVFKKYDRNGLNVAIECKRVSGLEPATLEWAFELTKANMQTLYEQSEWGWKEREKREELRDERAWYLIAREAGASPVAFSHFRFDVECGDEVLYCYEVQLESRVRRRGLGKFLLQILQLVANSTQMKKVMLTVFKHNHGAYQFFREALHALTTCRGRATRAGGTGAAQRGSRLMPPLPAPPVAAGTIPPTRSSAAAPSTGRATPTPGWARAPAAAAATEPPPHPKSHTFTPNPVRHLRGTHPMDPLHPMGDGVPPKPSWGPLSGGWVGVERGLYLFWVGLGPRRSRGPSHLPFSCCFSAFCLYVRNKRIKNLQVGHGQQRPPAGWRSRWGWGLCAGAGL is encoded by the exons ATGGG gaggaaATCCAGCAAAGCCAAGGAGAAGAAGCAGAAGCGCCTGGAGGAGCGGGCAGCCATGGCCGCTGTGTGCGCCAAGGTGGAAGCTGCCAACAAA CTCCAAGATCCCCTCGAAGCTTTCCCAGTGTTCAAGAAGTACGACCGCAATGG TTTGAATGTCGCCATCGAGTGCAAACGTGTCTCTGGGCTGGAGCCTGCCACACTGGAGTGGGCCTTTGAGCTGACCAAGGCCAACATGCAGACACT GTACGAGCAGAGCGAGTGGGGCTGGAAGGAGCGGGAGAAGCGGGAGGAGCTGCGGGATGAGCGCGCCTGGTACCTCATTGCCCGCGAGGCCGGGGCCAGCCCCGTTGCCTTCTCCCACTTCCGCTTCGACGTCGAGTGCGGCGACGAGGTTCTTTATTG CTATGAGGTGCAGCTCGAGAGCCGTGTCCGGCGGCGAGGTTTGGGCAAATTCCTCCTCCAAATCCTCCAGTTGGTGGCCAACAG cacccagatGAAGAAGGTGATGCTGACGGTCTTCAAGCACAACCACGGCGCATACCAGTTCTTCCGTGAGGCCCTGCA TGCGCTCACAACGTGCCGGGGCCGGGCGACGCGGGCAGGCGGGACAGGGGCAGCCCAGAGAG GTTCGAGGTTGATGCCGCCTCTCCCAGCGCCTCCGGTTGCTGCGGGGACGATTCCTCCTACGAGATCCTCAGCCGCTGCACCAAGTACGGGGAGAGCCACCCCCACCCCGGGCTGGGCACGGGCCCCTGCAGCGGCTGCTGCCACTGAGCCCCCCCCGCACCCCAAATCCCACACTTTCACCCCAAACCCAGTGCGTCACCTCCGAGGAACCCACCCCATGGACCCGCTGCACCCAATGGGTGATGGGGTGCCCCCGAAACCCTCGTGGGGGCCCCTTTctggggggtgggtgggggtggAAAGGGGATTGTACCTattttgggtgggtttgggcCCTCGCAGGAGTCGAGGCCCCTCCCACCTCCcgttttcttgttgtttttctgcGTTTTGTTTGTATGTAAggaataaaagaattaaaaacctTCAGGTTGGGCACGGCCAACAGCGCCCCCCAGCGGGCTGGAGGAGCCGGTGGGGGTGGGGCCTGTGCGCAGGAGCGGGCTTGTGA
- the STX5 gene encoding syntaxin-5, which produces MNARRRHGSRQREPGVYVGPPQTQTVTPPHTPPLPPPPTVLAALPPPGPDVMSCRDRTHEFLSACKSLQGRQDGAQPGRAAPGAGRQRSEFSLMAKRIGKDLSNTFAKLEKLTILAKRKSLFDDKAVEIEELTYIIKQDINSLNKQIAQLQEVVRARGGQNGRHVQTHSNTVVVSLQSKLASMSNDFKSVLEVRTENLKQQRSRREHFSRAPVSALPLAAGNMGSSTVLQDESPRAGSVAIEMDARTSQQLQLIDEQDSYIQSRADTMQNIESTIVELGSIFQQLAHMVKEQEETIQRIDASVEDAQLNVEAAHGEILKYFQSVTSNRWLMVKIFLILIVFFIVFVVFLA; this is translated from the exons aTGAACGCGCGGCGCCGGCACGGCTCCAGGCAGCGGGAACCGGGCGTTTACGTGGGGCCGCCCCAGACGCAAACCGTGACCCCCCCGCACACCCCCCCTCTTCCGCCGCCACCGACGGTTCTCGCCGCGCtccccccgcccggcccggaCGTCATGTCGTGTCGCGACAGGACCCACGAGTTCCTGTCCGCTTGTAAATCGCTGCAGGGCCGGCAG GACGGGGCCCAGCCCGGGAGAGCGGCACCGGGGGCCGGGCGGCAGCGCAGCGAGTTCAGCCTCATGGCCAA GCGCATCGGAAAGGACCTGAGCAACACCTTTGCCAAGCTGGAGAAACTGACGATCC TGGCCAAGAGGAAATCGCTGTTCGATGACAAAGCCGTGGAGATCGAGGAGCTCACCTACATCATCAAACAG GACATCAACAGCCTGAACAAGCAAATCGCgcagctgcaggaggtggtGCGGGCACGGGGGGGGCAGAACGGGCGCCACGTCCAGACCCATTCCAACACCGTGGTGGTGTCGCTGCAG TCCAAACTGGCTTCGATGTCCAATGACTTTAAGTCAGTGCTAGAGGTGCGGACAGAG AACCTGAAGCAGCAGCGTAGCCGCCGCGAACACTTCTCCCGTGCCCCTGTGTCCGCATTGCCCCTTGCTGCCGGCAACATGG GCAGCTCCACAGTGCTGCAGGATGAGTCCCCACGTGCTGGCTCCGTGGCCATCGAGATGGACGCACGGACGAGCCAACAGCTCCAACTGATCGATGAGCAG GATTCCTACATCCAGAGCCGGGCAGACACAATGCAGAACATTGAATCCACCATCGTGGAGCTGGGATCCATCTTCCAGCAATTGGCTCATATGGTGAAGGAGCAAGAGGAGACGATCCAGAG GATCGATGCGAGCGTGGAGGACGCGCAGCTGAACGTGGAGGCGGCTCATGGGGAGATCCTCAAGTACTTCCAGTCGGTCACATCCAACCGGTGGTTGATGGTCAAGATCTTCCTCATCCTCATCGTCTTCTTCATCGTCTTCGTTGTTTTCCTGGCCTGA